A single window of Sphaerodactylus townsendi isolate TG3544 linkage group LG03, MPM_Stown_v2.3, whole genome shotgun sequence DNA harbors:
- the LOC125427652 gene encoding rho GTPase-activating protein 4-like: MPPLAPFLLFPPLMTHFFSELESSAERISHLRTFVSQLPTTVLVVLRYLFAFLNHLSQYSDENMMDPHNLAVCFGPTLVTVPTGQDAVSVQPHINEVVKCLIVHHEAIFPGTGQLSGPQYEKVMALAEEEYCDVLPLETTAEEPETEGTPETPASEDECDSQSDSVPRSGSTTQHEERFVLQRAIPGGWWRADRGGNRGLVPPITLPTSEKQSSPRSSRLEIDTGLSLDEPPSEPASR; encoded by the exons ATGCCCCCGTTGGCTCCTTTTCTGCTCTTTCCACCTCTAATGACCCATTTCTTCTCAGAATTAGAATCTTCAGCCGAGCGAATTTCCCATCTCCGAACTTTCGTTTCCCAGCTCCCGACCACAGTGCTGGTGGTTCTCCGTTACCTCTTTGCTTTCCTCAACCA TTTATCTCAGTACAGCGACGAGAACATGATGGACCCCCACAACCTGGCCGTGTGCTTTGGCCCCACGCTGGTGACCGTCCCCACAGGGCAGGACGCTGTGTCGGTGCAGCCTCACATCAATGAGGTGGTGAAGTGCCTGATCGTGCATCATGAAGCCATCTTCCCTGGAACCGGCCAGTTATCTGGGCCTCAGTATGAGAAAGTCATGGCCTTGGCTGAGGAGGAGTACTG TGACGTCTTGCCACTGGAAACCACTGCAGAGGAACCTGAGACGGAGGGGACTCCTGAAACGCCAGCTAGCGAAGATG AGTGTGACTCCCAGTCGGACTCCGTGCCCCGCTCCGGTTCCACAACACAACACGAGGAGCGGTTCGTGCTGCAGCGAGCCATACCCGGAGGCTGGTGGCGAGCTGACCGTGGCGGCAACCGTGGGCTGGTGCCTCCTATTACCCTGCCCACTAG TGAGAAACAATCGAGCCCCCGGAGCTCCAGACTGGAGATTGACACCGGACTGTCTCTCGACGAGCCCCCTTCTGAACCCGCCAGCAGGTAG